A single region of the Nicotiana sylvestris chromosome 6, ASM39365v2, whole genome shotgun sequence genome encodes:
- the LOC138871401 gene encoding uncharacterized protein has protein sequence MANQELDASVIDPSREGKESNVNLKEELYKLKHQMAEMYQAWLTFKAPEPYSYTSHFDLLVETEKPPKNPEQEEMLKKDRSLEQSFRNMQGLGGQVSVAYKDLCLFPDVQLSVGFKMLKFDLYDGHGDPVAHLRGFYSKMRGASGKDELLMAYFSQSLSGSALEWYTHQDHIRWYTWDDLAQAFTRHFQYNIEIVPDHLSLTKIEKKTSESFREYGFRWREQAARVNPPMEEREMVEYFLQALEPTYFSHLISAIGKSFNEVVKMDGMVEEG, from the exons atggccaaccaagaactagatgcaagtgttattgatccatCAAGAGAGGGGAAAGAGTCTaatgttaatctgaaagaggagttgtataagctgaaacaccagatggcagagatgtaccaggcatgg CTtactttcaaggccccagaaCCTTACTCCTACACTTCTCATTTTGACCTCCTtgttgagactgagaaaccacctaaaaacccaGAACAGGAGGAGATGCTCAAGAAGGATAgaagcctggaacagtcattcagaaacatgcagggattgggaggccaggtgagcgtagcctacaaggatttgtgtctatttcccgatgttcaGTTGTCGGTGGGATTTAAGATGctgaagtttgatttgtacgatgggcacggagacccggtggcccatttgaggggattttatagtaaaatgagaggagccagCGGGAAAGACGAGctattgatggcatactttagccagagtTTGAGTGGCTCGGCATTGGAGTGGTATACTCATCAGGATCACAtcagatggtatacctgggacgatttggcccaagcattcactcgccatttccaatacaacatcgagattGTCCCAGATCatttgtctttgactaagattgagaagaagactagtgaaagtttcagagaatatggttttcgtTGGAGAGAACAGGCGGCAAGAGTTAACCCCCCGATGGAGGAGAGagaaatggtggagtactttctgcaGGCCCTAGAGCCCACTTACTTTAGCCATCTGATATCAGCCATAGGCAAATCGTTCAATGAGGTAGTAAAGATGGatggtatggtggaagaaggctaA